GAGCGAGGCCATGGTCTCGGTTTTGAACGTGACCACCTCGGGCTGATCGACCTCGTAGACCACGCTGCCGGCGGGCCAGTCGAGTCGGTAGGCCCGCGAGTCGAGTCCGGCCGCCAGGATCACCGACTGCTGAATTCCGGCGGCCGCCGCGTCGGTGAAGAAGTCGTCGAAGAATTTGGTGCGGACCGCCAGCGAGTCGGTCTCGTTCTGCAGTTCGCCGGTACCGTTTTCACCCGCGTCCGCGGGATCGATGTCGCCGTCGATCACCTTGGTGAAGAAGTCGATGCCGACCGCTCGCACCAGGGGGGCGGCGAACGGGTCGTTGATGATGGGGTCGCTGTCCTCGGTGGCCAGCGCCCGGGCCGCCGCGACCATCGTTGCGGTGGCACCCACGCTGGAGGCCAGGTCCCAAGTGTCGGTGTCGCTACGCGCCATGATCACCCTTTCCGTATGCACTCAGCTGTAGTCGTTTGATATTTAGCCAAGGTAAAGAGCCAGTGAAACCTTACGCCGGTTATCTGTGTACGGCCTGCGAGCGCGGGTCGCGCCGATCCGGTCGGGAGCCGGTCCACCCATTTGCGGGCAAGCACGTCATGCGCTGTTAGTCTCGTAGACTGTCTGACGCGCGCCTGGACACGTCCTGCCTGCATGTGCTCGGCGCGCGATGAAGACCACAACCGTTCAGGACAGTCCGGTGCTGGATACCCCAGCCAGTAGGCATGCCGCGATTAGAGCCCGGCTGCGCAGGAGGAAGAGTGCTTTCGGCTTTCATCTCATCGCTGCGAACAGTCGACCTGAGAAGAAAGATCCTGGTCACGCTGGGCATCGTGGTGCTGTACCGCCTGGGTGCGACGATCCCGTCGCCCGGCGTCAACTACCCCAACGTGCAGAAGTGTCTCGCCCAGATCAGTGGCGGCGACTCGGCGCAGATTTACTCGCTGATCAACCTGTTCTCCGGCGGCGCTCTGCTGCAGCTGACCGTGTTCGCCGTCGGCGTGATGCCTTACATCACCGCGAGCATCATCGTGCAGCTGCTCACCGTGGTCATCCCGCGCTTCGAGGAGCTGCGTAAGGAAGGCCAGTCCGGCCAGGCCAAGATGACGCAGTACACCCGCTACCTGGCGATCGCGCTGGCCGTTCTGCAGGCCACCAGCATCGTCGCCCTGGCCGCCAACGGCGGCCTGCTACAGGGTTGCAGCCTGGACATCATCGCGAACCAGAGCATCTTCACGCTGGTCGTGATCGTCCTGGTGATGACCGCGGGCGCGGCGCTGGTGATGTGGATGGGCGAGCTGGTCACCGAGCGCGGCATCGGTAACGGCATGTCGCTGCTGATCTTCGCCGGCATCGCCGCCCGGATACCGGGCGAGGGCAAGACCATCCTGGACAGCCGTGGGGGCGTCGTTCTCGCGACGGT
The sequence above is a segment of the Candidatus Mycobacterium wuenschmannii genome. Coding sequences within it:
- the secY gene encoding preprotein translocase subunit SecY, which translates into the protein MLSAFISSLRTVDLRRKILVTLGIVVLYRLGATIPSPGVNYPNVQKCLAQISGGDSAQIYSLINLFSGGALLQLTVFAVGVMPYITASIIVQLLTVVIPRFEELRKEGQSGQAKMTQYTRYLAIALAVLQATSIVALAANGGLLQGCSLDIIANQSIFTLVVIVLVMTAGAALVMWMGELVTERGIGNGMSLLIFAGIAARIPGEGKTILDSRGGVVLATVCVAALIIVVGVVFVEQGQRRIPVQYAKRMVGRRMYGGTSTYLPLKVNQAGVIPVIFASSLIYIPHLITQLIRSGSGGMGNSWWDKFVSNYLSNPGSPVYIGIYFSLIIFFTYFYVSITFNPDERADEMKKFGGFIPGIRPGKPTADYLRYVLSRITLPGSIYLGVIAVLPNLFLQIGNSGSVQNLPFGGTAVLIAIGVALDTVKQIESQLMQRNYEGFLK